In Hyalangium gracile, the following are encoded in one genomic region:
- a CDS encoding AAA family ATPase, with protein sequence MSITPTIARTGPSLRLEQFAITNFRTFTTRTVIPFRGGTAEPDAIATFHGDNGTGKSNALAALDLFFDSLVKYLSQEEAKSGRDLTLAWHSGGAEEWGLAFRDRPAGAEGPTDLEAHFADERLGVLLVRFTPAGNQVRLHAAFGIKREGDSPPDFSMMLQPADRRDRLLTWIETPFGPGSAPYLGLDSHRRGSVRPGHERTAEGFDVRLAEALFRLRTSFSPQERDRWRTFTQIMQRFVTLRGREVSVDRLTANGAAELTFEERGRSVLALRELSSGEQQLVRLCAATVLLKSSILAIEEPELSLDSTNQGLFKELLREQINAGLRDQVIIESHVPTFDDGPSVIRFSRGAAGETVVTRAPVTDDTNRRDLEERAKGQGAEAQWVTRDGYTQLPAVMRGDLNLANGGHLWFLKGQRAWEAWPEDQLTALLADPEAKKGDE encoded by the coding sequence GTGTCGATCACTCCGACCATTGCACGCACAGGTCCCTCGCTTCGTCTCGAGCAGTTCGCGATCACCAACTTCCGCACCTTCACCACGCGGACGGTGATCCCTTTCCGTGGTGGCACAGCAGAACCGGACGCGATCGCGACGTTTCACGGGGACAACGGCACAGGCAAATCCAATGCTTTGGCTGCGCTGGATCTGTTCTTCGACTCCCTAGTGAAGTACCTGAGCCAAGAAGAGGCCAAGTCGGGGCGCGATCTGACGCTCGCCTGGCACTCCGGGGGCGCTGAAGAGTGGGGATTGGCCTTCAGGGATCGCCCTGCTGGTGCCGAAGGCCCCACCGATCTTGAGGCACACTTCGCGGATGAACGGCTAGGAGTGCTGCTCGTAAGGTTCACTCCCGCAGGCAACCAAGTCCGCCTGCACGCAGCGTTTGGCATCAAGCGAGAAGGGGATTCCCCCCCGGATTTCTCCATGATGCTGCAGCCGGCTGATAGAAGAGATCGGCTTCTGACCTGGATCGAGACCCCCTTCGGTCCGGGCAGCGCTCCATACCTGGGGTTGGACTCTCACCGTCGTGGCTCGGTGCGTCCAGGCCATGAAAGGACGGCGGAAGGCTTTGATGTCCGGCTCGCGGAAGCGCTCTTCCGGTTGAGGACCTCCTTCTCTCCCCAGGAGCGGGATCGCTGGCGCACCTTCACCCAGATCATGCAGCGGTTCGTGACCCTCCGTGGCCGGGAGGTATCGGTGGATCGGCTCACCGCCAACGGTGCCGCGGAGCTGACCTTCGAGGAGCGGGGAAGATCCGTTCTGGCCCTGAGAGAGCTCAGCTCGGGCGAGCAACAGTTGGTGCGGCTCTGCGCCGCCACCGTACTGCTCAAGTCCAGCATCCTGGCGATCGAAGAACCGGAACTCAGCCTCGATAGCACCAACCAAGGCCTCTTCAAGGAGCTGCTACGCGAGCAGATCAACGCAGGGCTTCGAGATCAGGTCATCATCGAGAGCCACGTTCCCACCTTCGATGATGGGCCGAGCGTCATCCGCTTCTCTCGGGGCGCCGCTGGGGAGACCGTGGTCACACGCGCTCCTGTCACTGACGACACGAACCGACGTGACCTGGAGGAGCGGGCAAAGGGTCAGGGAGCCGAGGCGCAGTGGGTGACGCGTGACGGCTACACCCAGCTCCCCGCCGTCATGCGGGGCGACTTGAACCTCGCCAACGGTGGGCATCTCTGGTTCCTCAAGGGACAGCGCGCCTGGGAGGCCTGGCCCGAGGACCAGCTCACTGCCCTCCTGGCGGATCCGGAGGCGAAGAAGGGCGATGAGTAG
- a CDS encoding phosphatidate phosphatase App1 family protein yields MNLPARFLLLGLLLASSGALAGPAVLLFPALGRGTGVFLQGRVLKEAPTRGSSVLSRNLRRLTAPNWKGAKVEVSFQGLTTTVTSGDDGNFEVTLQPVPGATFPTGFYMAEAKVAGASAQARVEVVSDTTPFLVVSDFDDTLAVTQVVKKAKLLESAFFKDSDTQEVVAGMSAFYGCLKAPTSPAFALVSGSPLQFVPRVSAFLGRHGFPPFALYLRDLGPGTLSNYKQPAIRRLLQQFPQPVVLVGDSGEKDPEVYAQIREEFPGRVKAIYIRDAGHAEDASRFKDMILFREASDAAAHAATSGLANAECVATAFPATAPTVEKTAP; encoded by the coding sequence GTGAACTTGCCTGCCCGCTTTCTATTGCTCGGCCTCCTGCTCGCCTCCTCCGGGGCGCTGGCTGGGCCCGCCGTCCTGCTCTTCCCCGCGCTGGGGCGGGGCACTGGGGTTTTCCTCCAGGGGCGGGTGCTGAAGGAGGCGCCCACCCGGGGCAGCTCCGTGCTGTCGCGCAACCTGCGCCGGCTCACCGCGCCCAACTGGAAGGGCGCCAAGGTGGAGGTGTCCTTCCAGGGCCTCACCACCACGGTGACGAGCGGGGATGACGGCAACTTCGAGGTGACCCTCCAGCCCGTGCCGGGCGCCACCTTCCCCACGGGCTTCTACATGGCCGAGGCGAAGGTGGCCGGCGCCAGCGCCCAGGCGCGCGTCGAGGTCGTCTCGGACACCACGCCCTTTCTGGTGGTTTCGGACTTCGATGACACGCTGGCCGTCACACAGGTGGTGAAGAAGGCGAAGCTGCTCGAGTCCGCGTTCTTCAAGGACTCGGACACCCAGGAGGTGGTGGCGGGGATGTCGGCCTTCTATGGGTGCCTGAAGGCGCCGACGTCGCCGGCCTTCGCGCTGGTGAGCGGCTCGCCCCTCCAGTTCGTGCCGCGCGTGTCGGCGTTCCTCGGGCGGCATGGGTTCCCGCCGTTCGCGCTGTACCTGAGGGACCTCGGCCCGGGGACGCTCTCCAACTACAAGCAGCCCGCCATCCGCCGGCTGCTGCAGCAGTTCCCCCAGCCGGTGGTGCTGGTGGGGGACTCGGGGGAGAAGGATCCGGAGGTGTACGCGCAGATCCGCGAGGAGTTCCCCGGGCGCGTGAAGGCCATCTACATCCGCGACGCGGGCCACGCCGAGGACGCCAGCCGCTTCAAGGACATGATCCTGTTCCGCGAGGCCAGCGATGCCGCCGCGCACGCCGCGACGAGCGGGCTGGCCAACGCCGAGTGCGTCGCCACGGCGTTCCCCGCGACGGCGCCCACGGTGGAGAAGACGGCTCCATGA
- a CDS encoding DUF6851 domain-containing protein codes for MPHLALAGVRGPPGNVSRLFEWCSSSPGHTRRFIIHGCASTSFEPRAGLLRGWLLVALLGVLLSGCDEEKPPEPTPASWSALAQGRPAALLSITGRSRSDVWAVGADKGSGPEVLHYDGIEWRKLETGHRGDLWWVHAFEQGPVLMAGGNVLSGGLSGGALLQLGPEVPAVPAPVTPPTPPVVCAEKEVDPAPSRSIARRWDEQLLGAIRRDLPRPTVHARNLYHLSAAMWDAWAAYDATADGTFLREKHTAADVAAARSEAIRYAAYGVLAQRYAPAVGGATSMACFRAFMRKLGYDPDDTNSEGTSPRAVGNRIARTVLSFGADDGANERQDSKDTTGFASENGPLVVENPRVTLNNPSRWQPLNLAVAVTQNGIVTSSGVQGYIGAHWGRVTPFALVRPGVGELYLDPGPAPAFGAELRDHAVDIVRKASGLGSTDAMDISPGALGNNSLGANDGAGYPLNPITDQPYAPQVVKRGDFGRVLAEFWADGPKAETPPGHWNVIANQVADAPGFSRRLFGSGEPVDALEWDVKVYLALNGAVHDAAITAWEGKRTFLTARPVSLIRYMGGLGQASNPSGPAYHPSGLPLLPGLIELVTAESSAPGARHEHLARFQGQVVHAWRGEPADRKREVSGSGWVRAVEWMPYQLRTFVTPAFPGFVSGHSTFSRASSEVRTSLTGSPYFPGGMGEYVAPRDTALTFEKGPSTEVRAAVDHLP; via the coding sequence TTGCCGCACCTGGCCCTGGCCGGTGTTCGGGGCCCCCCTGGTAACGTCTCGCGCCTGTTCGAGTGGTGCTCTTCGAGCCCCGGACACACGAGGAGATTCATCATCCATGGGTGTGCATCCACGTCGTTCGAGCCGCGCGCGGGCCTGCTCCGCGGCTGGCTGCTGGTCGCGCTGCTGGGAGTCCTGCTGAGCGGCTGCGATGAGGAGAAGCCCCCGGAGCCCACGCCGGCGAGCTGGAGCGCCCTGGCCCAGGGCCGTCCCGCGGCGCTCCTGTCCATCACGGGCCGCTCGCGCTCCGATGTCTGGGCCGTGGGAGCGGACAAGGGCAGCGGGCCCGAGGTGCTGCACTATGACGGCATCGAGTGGCGGAAACTGGAGACCGGCCACCGGGGCGACCTGTGGTGGGTGCACGCCTTCGAACAGGGTCCCGTGCTGATGGCGGGCGGCAACGTCCTGTCCGGCGGCCTCTCCGGCGGCGCGCTCCTGCAGCTCGGGCCCGAGGTGCCCGCGGTGCCCGCCCCCGTCACGCCTCCGACTCCGCCCGTGGTCTGCGCGGAGAAGGAGGTGGATCCGGCCCCCTCGCGCTCCATCGCTCGCCGCTGGGACGAGCAGCTTCTCGGCGCCATCCGCCGGGATCTCCCCAGGCCCACGGTGCACGCGCGCAACCTGTACCACCTGTCCGCCGCCATGTGGGACGCGTGGGCCGCCTATGACGCGACCGCGGACGGCACCTTCCTCCGCGAGAAGCACACCGCCGCGGATGTGGCGGCCGCGCGCTCCGAAGCGATCCGCTACGCCGCGTATGGAGTGCTCGCCCAGCGCTATGCCCCCGCGGTGGGCGGCGCCACGTCGATGGCGTGCTTCCGCGCCTTCATGCGGAAGCTGGGGTACGACCCGGACGATACGAACTCCGAGGGCACAAGCCCCCGCGCCGTGGGCAACCGCATCGCCCGGACCGTGCTCAGCTTCGGCGCGGACGACGGCGCCAACGAGCGGCAGGACTCCAAGGACACCACCGGCTTCGCGTCGGAGAATGGACCTCTCGTGGTGGAGAACCCCAGGGTGACGCTGAACAACCCCTCGCGCTGGCAGCCGCTCAACCTCGCGGTGGCCGTGACGCAGAACGGCATCGTCACGAGCTCGGGCGTGCAGGGCTACATCGGCGCGCACTGGGGACGCGTCACGCCCTTCGCCCTGGTGCGGCCCGGCGTCGGCGAGCTGTACCTCGACCCAGGCCCCGCCCCCGCCTTCGGCGCCGAGCTGCGAGACCACGCGGTGGACATCGTGCGCAAGGCCAGCGGGCTTGGCAGCACCGACGCCATGGACATCTCGCCCGGCGCGCTCGGCAACAACAGCCTGGGCGCCAACGACGGAGCGGGCTACCCGCTCAACCCCATCACCGATCAGCCCTACGCGCCGCAGGTGGTGAAGCGGGGAGACTTCGGCCGCGTGCTGGCCGAGTTCTGGGCGGACGGCCCCAAGGCCGAGACGCCTCCCGGCCACTGGAACGTCATCGCCAACCAGGTGGCGGATGCCCCGGGCTTCAGTCGCCGCCTGTTCGGCTCGGGCGAGCCGGTGGACGCGCTCGAGTGGGACGTGAAGGTGTACCTGGCGCTCAACGGCGCCGTGCACGACGCGGCCATCACCGCCTGGGAAGGCAAACGCACCTTCCTCACCGCGCGCCCCGTCTCGCTCATCCGCTACATGGGCGGCCTGGGCCAGGCCTCGAACCCCAGCGGCCCGGCCTACCACCCCTCGGGCCTGCCGCTCCTCCCCGGCCTCATCGAGCTCGTCACCGCCGAGAGCTCCGCGCCCGGCGCCCGCCATGAGCACCTGGCCCGCTTCCAGGGCCAGGTGGTGCACGCCTGGCGAGGCGAGCCGGCCGATCGCAAGCGCGAGGTGAGCGGCTCCGGCTGGGTGCGCGCCGTCGAGTGGATGCCCTACCAGCTGCGCACCTTCGTGACGCCGGCCTTCCCCGGCTTCGTCTCCGGCCACAGCACCTTCAGCCGAGCCTCCTCCGAGGTGCGCACCTCGCTCACCGGCAGCCCGTACTTCCCCGGGGGAATGGGCGAGTACGTCGCTCCCAGGGACACTGCCCTCACCTTCGAGAAGGGCCCCTCCACCGAGGTGCGAGCTGCAGTGGACCACCTACCATGA
- a CDS encoding NAD(P)/FAD-dependent oxidoreductase produces the protein MRVVILGGGYAGLSCALRLARRTRGQVAVTLVSASPWFVDRIRLHQQAAGQQLVQRELAELVAGTGVTLKIGRVTRIEPRGQVLLGDERLPFDQLVVALGSQVDRDGVPGVREHAFTLDAASSAELAARLPSIAARGGHLVVIGGGLTGIEGSTELAEAYPGLRVTLLSSGDVGADLSEAGRNHLHGALRRLGITAAQGQVRRLHSGSVEFADRTVPFDACLWAGGFVAPEVVRQSGLPVNARGQLLVDPSLRVLGHENIHGVGDAATPVDPPSAMLMGCKTAIPMGIHVAENLARLARGQDVLPFDYLDAAFCISLGRRDGLVQPYRKDRSPTPWVMSGRPGAWVKEAICRIVIGTLQIERMGLRLYAWRKTGRKLSPVASEQRTLAA, from the coding sequence ATGCGCGTCGTCATCCTGGGGGGCGGTTATGCAGGGCTCAGCTGTGCACTTCGGCTCGCGCGTCGCACGCGCGGGCAGGTCGCGGTCACCCTGGTGAGTGCCAGCCCGTGGTTCGTGGATCGCATCCGGCTGCACCAGCAGGCAGCCGGGCAGCAGCTGGTGCAGCGGGAGCTCGCCGAGCTGGTGGCGGGCACGGGCGTCACCCTGAAGATTGGTCGCGTCACGCGCATCGAGCCCAGAGGCCAGGTGCTCCTGGGCGACGAGCGGCTGCCGTTCGATCAGCTCGTGGTGGCGCTCGGCTCGCAGGTGGACCGGGACGGCGTGCCCGGCGTTCGTGAGCACGCCTTCACGCTGGACGCGGCCTCCTCCGCGGAGCTGGCCGCGCGCCTGCCGTCCATCGCGGCGCGGGGCGGCCACCTGGTCGTCATCGGCGGAGGGCTCACCGGCATCGAGGGCTCGACCGAGCTGGCCGAGGCGTACCCAGGCCTCCGCGTGACGCTGCTCTCCTCGGGAGACGTGGGCGCGGACCTCTCGGAGGCCGGGCGCAACCACCTGCACGGAGCCCTGCGCCGGCTCGGCATCACCGCCGCGCAGGGGCAGGTGCGGCGGCTCCACTCAGGCTCCGTGGAGTTCGCGGACCGCACCGTGCCGTTCGATGCCTGCCTGTGGGCCGGCGGCTTCGTCGCTCCGGAGGTGGTGCGCCAGTCCGGGCTGCCCGTGAACGCTCGAGGGCAGCTCCTGGTGGATCCGTCCCTGCGTGTCCTCGGACACGAGAACATCCACGGAGTCGGTGATGCGGCAACGCCCGTCGATCCGCCTTCCGCCATGCTCATGGGCTGCAAGACCGCCATCCCCATGGGCATTCATGTGGCCGAGAACCTCGCGCGGCTCGCCCGAGGCCAGGACGTACTGCCCTTCGACTACCTGGACGCGGCCTTCTGCATCAGCCTGGGTCGCCGGGATGGGCTCGTTCAGCCCTACCGGAAGGACCGCTCGCCCACGCCCTGGGTGATGTCGGGGCGCCCGGGCGCCTGGGTCAAGGAGGCGATCTGCCGCATCGTCATCGGCACCCTCCAGATCGAGCGGATGGGCCTGCGCCTCTACGCCTGGCGAAAGACGGGCCGGAAGCTCTCGCCTGTCGCCTCCGAGCAGAGGACACTGGCGGCATGA
- a CDS encoding PilZ domain-containing protein, with product MQISPHDSSVRLKVSYKTPEALIDEYTRSVGQGSVTLETRRSLARGTRFVFEMQAEGVAQPVEVVGEVINVTPRPGGRYHLTVKYATDVDRAALDAVLQRIFAQEHEKLRRYPRVPLNVRAIEATPFSPAFYVRDISRGGVGMEVDAPSLPPIVKVGTPFLLEMELAPGPLLLPGEVVWTSTAFRAHSPVTPIFGVAFRENLPADTAQRLEALLGLDALPPGPWWARVSFGQEALTRIP from the coding sequence ATGCAGATCTCCCCGCACGATTCCAGTGTTCGCCTGAAGGTGAGCTACAAGACTCCCGAGGCGCTCATCGACGAGTACACCCGGAGTGTCGGTCAGGGGAGCGTCACCCTCGAGACGCGGCGCAGCCTGGCGCGCGGCACGCGCTTCGTCTTCGAGATGCAGGCGGAGGGAGTGGCGCAGCCCGTGGAGGTGGTGGGCGAGGTGATCAACGTGACGCCGCGGCCCGGCGGGCGCTACCACCTGACGGTGAAGTACGCGACGGACGTGGACCGCGCGGCGCTGGACGCGGTGCTGCAGCGCATCTTCGCGCAGGAGCACGAGAAGCTGCGGCGCTACCCGCGCGTGCCGCTGAACGTGCGCGCCATCGAGGCGACGCCCTTCTCGCCGGCGTTCTACGTGCGGGACATCTCGCGCGGCGGCGTGGGCATGGAGGTGGACGCTCCGTCGCTGCCGCCCATCGTGAAGGTGGGCACGCCGTTCCTGCTGGAGATGGAGCTGGCGCCCGGCCCGCTGCTGCTGCCGGGCGAGGTGGTGTGGACGTCCACGGCCTTCCGGGCGCACTCGCCGGTGACGCCCATCTTCGGGGTGGCCTTCCGGGAGAACCTGCCCGCGGACACCGCCCAGCGGCTGGAGGCGCTGCTGGGGCTGGATGCGCTGCCCCCCGGCCCGTGGTGGGCCCGCGTGAGCTTCGGGCAGGAAGCGCTCACGCGCATTCCCTGA
- a CDS encoding chitosanase has product MHVSRTSALTVANNTTTRADFKSCQDRIVDQRYYTPSINLAKRWGLTKALSKAALFDAYINHGESGIVALISATNSALGNSAQVAPAVGYNCLTESSWLRRFLEKRRDVLKNDSTWVESVDRVARAQDQPGWDVEHAGLLSVLV; this is encoded by the coding sequence GTGCACGTCTCGCGGACCTCGGCGCTGACCGTGGCCAACAACACCACCACCCGCGCGGACTTCAAGAGCTGCCAGGATCGCATCGTCGACCAGCGCTACTACACGCCGTCGATCAACCTCGCGAAGCGGTGGGGCCTGACCAAGGCGCTCTCGAAGGCCGCGCTCTTCGACGCGTACATCAACCACGGAGAGAGCGGCATCGTCGCGCTCATCTCGGCCACGAACTCCGCGCTCGGCAACAGCGCGCAGGTGGCGCCCGCCGTCGGCTACAACTGCCTCACCGAGAGCTCCTGGCTGCGGAGGTTCCTCGAGAAGCGCCGCGACGTGCTCAAGAACGACTCGACGTGGGTGGAGTCCGTCGATCGCGTCGCCCGTGCGCAAGATCAACCCGGATGGGACGTGGAGCACGCCGGCCTCCTATCCGTTCTCGTGTAA
- the mraZ gene encoding division/cell wall cluster transcriptional repressor MraZ, whose amino-acid sequence MFRGVYEHQIDAKGRTSLPARLRETLVGAYDERLILTTALDPCLHAYPVREWEALETALGKRNPMEPGVKTLMRLYVASAQECPLDKMGRVLVPPSLRAHAALEKEVVWVGMVKVIELWSRAGWAKAQEDARAAADSADVARVLSELRQ is encoded by the coding sequence GTGTTCCGTGGCGTCTATGAGCACCAGATCGACGCGAAGGGGCGGACCAGCCTCCCGGCCAGGCTGCGGGAGACGCTGGTGGGCGCGTACGACGAGCGCCTCATCCTCACCACCGCGCTGGATCCCTGCCTGCACGCCTATCCGGTGCGGGAGTGGGAGGCGCTCGAGACGGCGCTGGGCAAGCGCAACCCCATGGAGCCAGGGGTGAAGACGCTGATGCGGCTCTACGTGGCCAGCGCCCAGGAGTGCCCGCTCGACAAGATGGGGCGTGTCCTCGTGCCGCCCTCGCTGCGCGCGCACGCGGCGCTGGAGAAGGAAGTGGTGTGGGTGGGGATGGTGAAGGTGATCGAGCTGTGGAGCCGCGCCGGCTGGGCCAAGGCCCAGGAGGACGCTCGCGCCGCGGCGGACTCGGCGGATGTCGCCCGCGTGCTCTCCGAGCTGCGGCAGTAG
- a CDS encoding acyl-CoA dehydrogenase family protein, whose amino-acid sequence MAVVSETPQSTELPTGGAFLLQEVGSQRIVTPELFTEDQRLYLKTARQFIREQVLPQTDRIESKDNALLRELLRRAGELGLLMIDIPEAYGGLGLDKTTSLLLAEAMGAQGSWSVTFGAHTGIGSLPVVWFGNEAQKAKYLPKLAIAEWVAAYALTEQGSGSDALGAKTKAVLSPDGKHYVLNGSKLYITNAAFADVFVVFAKVNGDRFTGFIVERGTPGFTVGPEEHKMGIRGSSTCPLYFEDARVPVENVLGEVGRGHKIAFNILNYGRLKLGAGVIGPMKYQLENALRFAQERKQFGTPVARFPLTREKFARMAMLTYALESMTYRTAGLVDARLTGRDRHAKDYDAHVIASIEEYAIESSIMKVFGSEALGQLVDDAVQIHGGAGYIEEYPVERAYRDARINRIFEGTNEINRMLIAGLLLKRSVKGELPLLAVAQSVEEELTQGTLPRARREDALAAEERAAECLKRMALYGLKVAAETFGTELEQHQEVLAGLSDVVMDAFALDSMVTRARQAGADGALDATQVAMTRLYGMDAMARSFERTRRALCGSAQGGALQAHLAKVAPLHLFTPYNPAELRETVVTALEQAGGYPL is encoded by the coding sequence ATGGCCGTCGTCTCCGAGACTCCGCAGTCCACCGAGCTGCCCACGGGGGGCGCGTTCCTCCTGCAGGAGGTGGGCTCGCAGCGCATCGTCACGCCGGAGCTGTTCACCGAGGACCAGCGCCTGTACCTGAAGACGGCGCGACAGTTCATCCGTGAGCAGGTGCTGCCGCAGACGGACCGCATCGAGTCCAAGGATAACGCGCTGCTGAGGGAGCTGCTGCGTCGCGCGGGCGAGCTGGGGCTGTTGATGATCGACATCCCGGAGGCCTACGGCGGGCTCGGGCTGGACAAGACGACGTCGCTGCTGCTGGCGGAGGCCATGGGGGCGCAGGGCTCGTGGTCGGTGACGTTCGGGGCGCACACGGGCATCGGCTCGCTGCCCGTCGTGTGGTTCGGCAACGAGGCGCAGAAGGCGAAGTACCTGCCGAAGCTGGCCATCGCCGAGTGGGTGGCCGCGTACGCGCTGACGGAGCAGGGCAGCGGCAGCGACGCGCTGGGAGCGAAGACGAAGGCGGTGCTGTCTCCGGACGGCAAGCACTACGTGCTCAACGGCTCCAAGCTGTACATCACCAACGCGGCGTTCGCGGACGTGTTCGTGGTGTTCGCGAAGGTGAACGGGGACCGGTTCACGGGGTTCATCGTGGAGCGGGGGACGCCGGGGTTCACCGTGGGCCCGGAGGAGCACAAGATGGGCATCCGGGGCTCCTCGACGTGCCCGCTCTACTTCGAGGACGCGCGCGTGCCGGTGGAGAACGTGCTGGGCGAGGTGGGCCGGGGGCACAAGATCGCCTTCAACATCCTCAACTACGGGCGGCTCAAGCTGGGCGCGGGCGTCATTGGTCCCATGAAGTACCAGCTGGAGAACGCGCTGCGGTTCGCGCAGGAGCGCAAGCAGTTCGGCACGCCCGTCGCGCGCTTCCCGCTCACGCGCGAGAAGTTCGCGCGCATGGCCATGCTCACCTACGCGCTGGAGTCCATGACGTACCGCACGGCGGGGCTGGTGGACGCGCGGCTGACGGGGAGGGACAGGCACGCGAAGGACTACGACGCGCATGTGATTGCCTCGATCGAGGAGTACGCCATCGAGTCGTCGATCATGAAGGTGTTCGGCTCGGAGGCGCTGGGGCAGCTCGTGGATGACGCGGTGCAGATCCACGGCGGCGCGGGCTACATCGAGGAGTACCCGGTGGAGCGGGCCTATCGCGACGCGCGCATCAACCGCATCTTCGAGGGCACCAACGAGATCAACCGCATGCTCATCGCCGGGCTGCTGCTGAAGCGCTCGGTGAAGGGCGAGCTGCCGCTGCTGGCGGTGGCGCAGTCGGTGGAGGAGGAGCTCACCCAGGGGACGCTGCCTCGGGCGCGCCGGGAGGATGCGCTCGCCGCGGAGGAGCGGGCCGCCGAGTGCCTCAAGCGGATGGCGCTCTACGGCCTCAAGGTGGCGGCGGAGACGTTCGGCACCGAGCTGGAGCAGCACCAGGAGGTGCTCGCCGGGCTGTCGGACGTGGTGATGGACGCGTTCGCGCTGGACTCGATGGTGACGCGCGCGAGGCAGGCGGGAGCGGACGGGGCGCTGGACGCCACCCAGGTGGCCATGACGCGGCTGTATGGGATGGACGCGATGGCGCGCTCCTTCGAGCGGACGCGGCGGGCGCTGTGCGGCTCGGCGCAGGGCGGGGCGCTCCAGGCCCACCTGGCGAAGGTGGCGCCGCTGCACCTCTTCACGCCGTACAACCCGGCGGAGCTGCGCGAGACGGTCGTCACCGCCCTCGAGCAGGCCGGCGGCTACCCGCTATAG
- a CDS encoding tetratricopeptide repeat protein, with amino-acid sequence MSGELGRYDDARQMHERALALQQKALGPEHPEIANTLNNLGNALRELGRFAEAREQYTRALALQEKVLPPEHLDHAEILLGMGRLGLEEHRPADALPFLERALKLAPEGLRAETRILLAPALWETRKNRPRAREPATQAREDWSQQGRKADAEPSSRWLAEHAP; translated from the coding sequence ATCTCCGGAGAGCTCGGCCGGTACGACGACGCCCGCCAGATGCACGAGCGCGCCCTGGCGCTGCAGCAGAAGGCGCTGGGGCCGGAGCACCCGGAGATCGCCAACACGCTCAACAACCTGGGCAACGCCCTCCGCGAGCTGGGCCGGTTCGCGGAGGCTCGTGAGCAGTACACGCGCGCCCTGGCCCTTCAGGAGAAGGTGCTGCCCCCCGAGCACCTGGATCACGCCGAGATCCTCCTGGGGATGGGCCGCCTTGGGCTGGAGGAGCACCGGCCCGCCGACGCCCTCCCCTTCCTGGAGCGCGCGTTGAAGCTGGCTCCGGAGGGCCTGCGCGCCGAGACACGCATCCTGCTGGCCCCTGCGCTCTGGGAGACGCGGAAGAATCGTCCCCGAGCCCGAGAGCCGGCCACCCAGGCCCGAGAGGACTGGAGCCAGCAGGGCCGGAAGGCCGATGCCGAGCCGTCCTCCCGATGGCTGGCGGAGCACGCTCCCTGA
- a CDS encoding RNA polymerase sigma-70 factor → MTDGALQSFEAHRPSMFAIAYRMLGSAAEAEDIVQEAWLRWQATDREGVRSEGAFLSTVVTRLCLDRLKSARATREEYVGPWLPEPVRTDTTVDPESISLAFLVLLESLSPVERAVYLLHEVFGYSHAEVAEMVGKEEAACRQSLHRAREHIRSRRPRFAPSKESHERLVTGFMSACLSGDLEGLKSLLAHDVTSWADGGGKVRGAASNAVRGADAVARLFLGVMKKAPAGLVPELAEVNGWPALVIRLNGAVFDVISFETDGERIHAIRSVLNPDKLARM, encoded by the coding sequence ATGACGGACGGAGCCCTGCAATCGTTCGAGGCCCACCGGCCCTCGATGTTCGCCATCGCCTACCGGATGCTCGGCTCGGCCGCCGAGGCCGAGGACATCGTCCAGGAGGCCTGGCTGCGCTGGCAGGCCACGGACCGCGAAGGGGTGCGCTCGGAGGGGGCGTTCCTCTCCACCGTGGTGACGCGGCTGTGCCTGGATCGCCTCAAGAGCGCTCGGGCCACTCGCGAGGAGTACGTCGGGCCGTGGCTCCCCGAGCCCGTGCGCACCGACACGACGGTGGATCCCGAGTCGATCTCCCTCGCGTTCCTGGTGCTGCTCGAGAGCCTGTCGCCCGTCGAGCGCGCCGTGTACCTGCTGCACGAAGTCTTCGGCTACAGCCACGCCGAGGTGGCCGAGATGGTCGGCAAGGAGGAGGCCGCCTGCCGCCAGAGCCTGCACCGCGCCCGAGAGCACATCCGGTCGCGGCGCCCCCGCTTCGCTCCCTCCAAGGAGTCCCATGAGCGGCTGGTGACGGGCTTCATGTCGGCCTGCCTCAGCGGCGACCTCGAGGGCCTCAAGAGCCTGCTCGCCCATGACGTGACGAGCTGGGCCGATGGCGGAGGCAAGGTCCGGGGCGCGGCCTCCAACGCCGTCCGGGGTGCCGATGCCGTGGCGCGCCTGTTCCTGGGAGTCATGAAGAAGGCGCCCGCGGGCCTGGTGCCCGAATTGGCCGAGGTGAATGGCTGGCCCGCGCTGGTGATTCGGCTGAACGGCGCGGTCTTCGATGTCATCTCCTTCGAGACGGACGGCGAGCGCATCCACGCCATCCGCTCGGTCCTCAATCCGGACAAGCTTGCCCGGATGTGA